The Aestuariirhabdus haliotis genome window below encodes:
- a CDS encoding carboxymuconolactone decarboxylase family protein, which yields MNSTAAFDYSQVIPEVLQHMASVHSLMETYHFDQKLTHLVLLRSSQINACGYCVQMHIREARRDGETNERLDRLVIWNQVDDYSKREKAALAWTEALTRLERDTNYSILRTNLMEHFFDQEVGILTATIAMINLWNRIRVSGH from the coding sequence ATGAACAGCACAGCAGCTTTCGACTATTCGCAGGTGATCCCAGAGGTATTACAGCACATGGCATCCGTCCACAGTCTGATGGAAACTTACCACTTCGACCAGAAACTTACTCATTTGGTATTACTACGGAGCTCGCAAATCAATGCCTGTGGCTATTGTGTGCAGATGCACATCCGGGAGGCCCGCCGAGACGGTGAAACAAATGAACGCCTCGACAGATTGGTCATCTGGAACCAGGTCGATGACTACAGTAAACGGGAAAAAGCGGCTTTGGCCTGGACAGAAGCCCTGACAAGATTAGAGCGCGACACCAATTACAGCATTTTAAGAACAAACCTTATGGAGCACTTTTTTGATCAAGAAGTTGGCATACTCACGGCGACCATTGCCATGATAAACCTATGGAACAGAATCAGGGTATCGGGGCATTAA